From one Rosa rugosa chromosome 4, drRosRugo1.1, whole genome shotgun sequence genomic stretch:
- the LOC133743651 gene encoding glycosyltransferase family 92 protein Os08g0121900, which yields MTTQNKPHAFPPLLSLQTLTAMRRSLSAALLFAIAALFLFASFSLHLSRSDLIHRYPIPSPAADHHLLRHDDQSPPLSHVSSVSTVAVLLPAWKVLVIVSPETPLSEKDRYVCVFQNNRTSRARFAGILPSRNRTAFYCAMPNRVRRLRPFLQPVLSRKSLIINNDSPGPTTVPEMIRWTFLVYESFSTEDDVVLLAKGLNNRQGVNRPLSEFRCVFGDASKPDAVRTAVTSSNQEVFRCPHPDLTAALNDDANARISLEIVDGNRVIPSVAYYTAPKRRRRTSSSSNAGPTEQPSHELCACTMVYNVAKFLREWVTYHSRIGVDRFILYDNDSDDDLEHVVRQLNQEGFNVTTTFWIWPKTQEAGFSHTAVYAKSLCKWMIYIDVDEFVFAPNSWGESPAPGRHMLKSLIPKDPSIGQVSIHCNEFGPSNQKTHPLEGVTQGYTCRRRFEQRHKSIVLLEAVEHSLLNVIHHFDIKKEFRTKQLSSEDAIVNHYKYQAWPEFQTKFRRRVSAYVVDWTEGLNPMSKDRTPGLGFQPVEPKGWPEMFCEVRDERLKMLTQKWFGSPTSSKMVWQS from the coding sequence ATGACGACCCAAAATAAGCCCCACGCTTTCCCACCACTCCTCTCCCTTCAAACCCTCACCGCCATGCGCCGCTCTCTCTCCGCTGCGCTTTTGTTCGCCATCGCCGCCCTCTTCCTCTTCGCCTCCTTCTCCCTCCACCTCTCCCGCTCCGACCTCATCCACCGCTACCCCATCCCCAGccccgccgccgaccaccacctcCTCCGCCACGACGACCAATCTCCGCCTCTCAGCCATGTCTCCTCCGTCTCCACCGTCGCCGTGCTTCTACCTGCCTGGAAGGTCCTCGTCATTGTTTCGCCCGAGACTCCGCTCTCGGAGAAGGACCGTTACGTCTGCGTGTTCCAGAACAACCGCACCTCTCGTGCTAGATTCGCCGGGATTCTGCCGTCGAGGAACCGGACGGCGTTTTATTGCGCGATGCCGAACAGAGTCAGGCGACTCCGGCCGTTTCTCCAGCCGGTGCTGTCGAGGAAGTCGCTGATCATCAACAACGACTCGCCGGGCCCGACGACGGTTCCGGAGATGATCCGGTGGACTTTCCTCGTCTACGAGTCGTTCTCCACCGAAGACGACGTCGTTCTGTTGGCGAAAGGCCTCAACAATCGCCAAGGCGTGAACCGCCCTCTGAGCGAGTTCCGGTGCGTGTTCGGCGACGCTTCCAAACCCGACGCCGTTAGAACCGCCGTCACGAGCTCAAACCAAGAGGTCTTCCGGTGCCCGCACCCGGACCTGACGGCGGCGTTAAACGACGACGCCAACGCCAGAATCTCACTGGAAATCGTCGATGGGAACCGGGTGATCCCCTCCGTGGCTTACTACACCGCCCCAAAACGACGACGACGCacgagcagcagcagcaacgcGGGCCCCACGGAGCAGCCTAGTCACGAGCTGTGCGCGTGCACGATGGTGTACAACGTGGCAAAGTTTCTAAGGGAGTGGGTGACATACCACTCCCGGATCGGCGTCGACCGGTTCATTCTGTACGACAACGACAGCGACGACGATTTGGAACACGTGGTGCGGCAGCTCAACCAGGAAGGGTTCAACGTTACGACGACGTTTTGGATCTGGCCTAAGACTCAAGAAGCTGGCTTCTCCCACACTGCCGTGTACGCCAAGTCGTTGTGCAAATGGATGATCTACATTGACGTCGACGAGTTCGTTTTCGCGCCAAATTCATGGGGCGAGTCTCCGGCGCCGGGGAGGCACATGCTCAAGTCTCTGATACCGAAGGACCCGAGTATCGGACAAGTTTCGATCCACTGCAACGAGTTTGGCCCCTCGAACCAGAAAACGCACCCATTGGAAGGTGTCACGCAGGGGTACACATGTCGGAGGCGGTTCGAGCAGCGGCACAAGTCGATTGTGCTGCTGGAGGCGGTTGAGCACTCGCTGCTCAACGTGATACACCATTTTGATATAAAGAAAGAGTTCAGAACAAAGCAACTGAGCAGTGAGGATGCTATAGTGAACCATTATAAGTACCAAGCTTGGCCCGAGTTTCAGACCAAGTTCCGGAGAAGGGTGTCGGCTTACGTGGTGGATTGGACTGAGGGGCTTAATCCGATGTCCAAGGATAGGACTCCGGGGTTAGGGTTTCAGCCGGTGGAGCCGAAAGGGTGGCCGGAAATGTTTTGTGAGGTTAGGGATGAGAGGTTGAAGATGTTGACGCAGAAATGGTTTGGGTCTCCTACTAGTAGTAAAATGGTGTGGCAAAGTTGA
- the LOC133744156 gene encoding uncharacterized protein At4g18490-like isoform X2 — translation MAEPSKGKSSSADQKKKSSFLDEEIGDDFLSSWKSMSVMKDDGMDFSFDTGAKSKKKVFDFDKLDMDFNLDGDFNKISSFKMDMSDFDFSSPPKKDAKTKEVDMSDLDLSSPPKKAAKTKERSEEEPSTGSRQGKQDHFKFSFDFNELDSFDLDSTLSRREKSSKNQDSSKEVVSDGAGCEGSKVDLAEGISKLDGVSETVATSKIDTVLVDPGNTNSMNDCASESETSGNFELPPGPRCQEQIMSESIEESNQQSDVPEEAMSIESYAEQTTHDLPAELVVDSDGDAGVDGKNDKMLIGDGPNHEDSPLKNSSPLDIGSLGSGDRSMSGSDTLTENDEPAKGNLDNGEALATLVSRKTSHDIKSIKGTQNSTLKLPLSTQASESTVGKVTPRKESGAAELCSKISKRLDDTGPRLYQPPLIGAKSLLSGNNKIGSMYLNPVIEKGEDSDSEGVPNGTKLVGSPQLCDKEVTEREPVVGSEQRKNLKDLRVQVSPSSSTEKTSKPSSQSVKPNIMLPSVQPLRNSKIITSEGNKRCPDKPAQKKTNMSSWIFSKNIGGNKLSLNAAPQKEVKSQGSSEKNKELQGNVETETRKIVDGSEKMPQNLPLKRKTFEGLNPGLASLKPLKRLSLSPRETRNFTEPSKGTVEQVCTHENHLEIKTKSPSSRLGSPCMVNLMELELPSMETDENVEKAEAYTKELEDICNMLKKKHEEAKEILVRAVVNNNNLLMLNHPIYEAKIHKVKKFAAELASKELQAC, via the exons ATGGCAGAACCATCAAAAGGGAAATCATCCTCTGctgatcaaaagaaaaaaagctcATTTCTAG ATGAGGAAATTGGTGACGATTTCCTCAGCTCCTGGAAATCAATGTCAGTAATGAAAGATGATGGGATGGATTTCAGCTTTGATACAGGGGCCAAAAGCAAGAAAAAAGTGTTTGACTTTGATAAGCT GGATATGGATTTCAATCTCGACGGTGACTTCAACAAGATATCATCTTTCAAAATGGACATGTCTGATTTCGACTTCTCAAGCCCGCCCAAAAAAGATGCGAAAACCAAGGAAGTTGACATGTCAGACCTTGATTTATCAAGCCCTCCCAAAAAAGCTGCAAAAACCAAGGAAAGATCTGAAGAAGAACCTTCCACAGGAAGCCGTCAAGGGAAACAAGACCATTTTAAATTCTCTTTTGATTTCAATGA GTTAGATAGTTTTGATCTCGATTCAACTTTGTCGAGAAGAGAAAAGAGTTCTAAGAACCAAGATAGCAGCAAAGAGGTTGTCTCTGATGGAGCTGGGTGCGAAGGCTCTAAAGTCGATCTAGCAGAAGGGATTAGTAAACTTGATGGTGTATCTGAGACAGTAGCCACATCAAAGATTGATACTGTGTTAGTTGATCCAGGGAATACTAATTCTATGAATGACTGTGCATCAGAGTCTGAGACCTCTGGAAATTTTGAATTGCCACCTGGTCCAAGATGTCAAGAACAAATAATGTCTGAAAGCATAGAAGAGTCAAATCAACAAAGTGACGTACCTGAAGAGGCAATGTCCATAGAATCATATGCTGAACAGACAACACATGATCTGCCTGCTGAACTTGTAGTTGATTCAGATGGGGATGCTGGTGTAGACGGAAAGAATGACAAAATGCTGATAGGAGATGGTCCTAATCATGAAGACTCACCTTTAAAAAATTCATCTCCATTAGATATTGGTAGTTTGGGGAGTGGTGATAGAAGTATGTCAGGCAGTGATACTTTGACAGAAAATGATGAACCAGCTAAAGGTAATTTAGATAATGGAGAGGCTTTGGCTACATTGGTCTCGAGGAAGACATCACATGACATCAAAAGTATCAAGGGAACTCAAAACTCAACTTTAAAGCTTCCTTTGTCCACACAGGCCAG TGAATCCACAGTTGGTAAAGTTACGCCTAGAAAGGAAAGCGGAGCTGCAGAACTCTGCTCAAAGATTTCTAAGAGATTGGATGACACTGGACCTCGGTTGTATCAGCCACCATTAATAGGAGCTAAATCTCTCTTGTCTGGAAACAACAAAATTGGTTCCATGTATCTAAACCCTGTAATTGAGAAAGG GGAGGACTCTGATTCTGAAGGTGTACCAAACGGGACCAAATTAGTTGGATCTCCACAGCTGTGTGACAAAGAAGTAACAGAAAGGGAGCCTGTAGTAGGAAGTGAGCAGAGAAAAAATCTTAAAGATCTCAG GGTTCAAGTGAGTCCTTCCAGCTCAACTGAGAAGACAAGCAAACCCAGTAGTCAGAGTGTAAAACCTAATATCATGCTCCCAAGTGTGCAACCACTAAGGAACTCAAAGATCATTACTTCTGAAGGGAATAAACGTTGTCCTGACAAACCTGCGCAGAAGAAAACCAACATGTCAAGCTGGATATTTTCCAA GAATATTGGTGGCAATAAACTTTCTTTGAATGCTGCACCTCAAAAAGAAGTTAAATCCCAGGGGAGTTCAGAGAAAAATAAGGAGCTGCAAGGCAATGTGGAAACGGAAACTAGGAAGATTGTTGATGGCAGTGAGAAAATGCCACAAAACCTTCCCCTGAAGCGAAAAACTTTTGAG GGATTAAATCCAGGTTTAGCATCCTTGAAGCCTCTAAAACGCCTCTCTCTGTCACCAAGAGAAACCAG AAATTTCACAGAACCTTCAAAAGGAACTGTTGAACAG GTTTGCACTCATGAAAACCATTTGGAGATCAAGACTAAGAGCCCAAGCTCTAGACTTGGTAGTCCTTGCATGGTGAATCTGATGGAACTTGAACTTCCTTCAATGGAAACTGATGAGAATGTTGAAAAGGCTGAAGCATATACCAAGGAGCTTGAAGAT ATATGCAATATGCTGAAAAAGAAACACGAGGAAGCCAAAGAAATACTTGTAAGAGCTGTTGTGAACAACAATAATCTACTGATGCTTAACCATCCCATCTATGAAGCCAAG ATTCATAAAGTTAAGAAATTTGCTGCGGAACTGGCATCCAAGGAGCTTCAAGCATGTTGA
- the LOC133744156 gene encoding uncharacterized protein At4g18490-like isoform X1 yields MAEPSKGKSSSADQKKKSSFLDEEIGDDFLSSWKSMSVMKDDGMDFSFDTGAKSKKKVFDFDKLDMDFNLDGDFNKISSFKMDMSDFDFSSPPKKDAKTKEVDMSDLDLSSPPKKAAKTKERSEEEPSTGSRQGKQDHFKFSFDFNELDSFDLDSTLSRREKSSKNQDSSKEVVSDGAGCEGSKVDLAEGISKLDGVSETVATSKIDTVLVDPGNTNSMNDCASESETSGNFELPPGPRCQEQIMSESIEESNQQSDVPEEAMSIESYAEQTTHDLPAELVVDSDGDAGVDGKNDKMLIGDGPNHEDSPLKNSSPLDIGSLGSGDRSMSGSDTLTENDEPAKGNLDNGEALATLVSRKTSHDIKSIKGTQNSTLKLPLSTQASESTVGKVTPRKESGAAELCSKISKRLDDTGPRLYQPPLIGAKSLLSGNNKIGSMYLNPVIEKGVSVNTSDAQHGSKLLTTPVLFDKETKVRPVIAGREDSDSEGVPNGTKLVGSPQLCDKEVTEREPVVGSEQRKNLKDLRVQVSPSSSTEKTSKPSSQSVKPNIMLPSVQPLRNSKIITSEGNKRCPDKPAQKKTNMSSWIFSKNIGGNKLSLNAAPQKEVKSQGSSEKNKELQGNVETETRKIVDGSEKMPQNLPLKRKTFEGLNPGLASLKPLKRLSLSPRETRNFTEPSKGTVEQVCTHENHLEIKTKSPSSRLGSPCMVNLMELELPSMETDENVEKAEAYTKELEDICNMLKKKHEEAKEILVRAVVNNNNLLMLNHPIYEAKIHKVKKFAAELASKELQAC; encoded by the exons ATGGCAGAACCATCAAAAGGGAAATCATCCTCTGctgatcaaaagaaaaaaagctcATTTCTAG ATGAGGAAATTGGTGACGATTTCCTCAGCTCCTGGAAATCAATGTCAGTAATGAAAGATGATGGGATGGATTTCAGCTTTGATACAGGGGCCAAAAGCAAGAAAAAAGTGTTTGACTTTGATAAGCT GGATATGGATTTCAATCTCGACGGTGACTTCAACAAGATATCATCTTTCAAAATGGACATGTCTGATTTCGACTTCTCAAGCCCGCCCAAAAAAGATGCGAAAACCAAGGAAGTTGACATGTCAGACCTTGATTTATCAAGCCCTCCCAAAAAAGCTGCAAAAACCAAGGAAAGATCTGAAGAAGAACCTTCCACAGGAAGCCGTCAAGGGAAACAAGACCATTTTAAATTCTCTTTTGATTTCAATGA GTTAGATAGTTTTGATCTCGATTCAACTTTGTCGAGAAGAGAAAAGAGTTCTAAGAACCAAGATAGCAGCAAAGAGGTTGTCTCTGATGGAGCTGGGTGCGAAGGCTCTAAAGTCGATCTAGCAGAAGGGATTAGTAAACTTGATGGTGTATCTGAGACAGTAGCCACATCAAAGATTGATACTGTGTTAGTTGATCCAGGGAATACTAATTCTATGAATGACTGTGCATCAGAGTCTGAGACCTCTGGAAATTTTGAATTGCCACCTGGTCCAAGATGTCAAGAACAAATAATGTCTGAAAGCATAGAAGAGTCAAATCAACAAAGTGACGTACCTGAAGAGGCAATGTCCATAGAATCATATGCTGAACAGACAACACATGATCTGCCTGCTGAACTTGTAGTTGATTCAGATGGGGATGCTGGTGTAGACGGAAAGAATGACAAAATGCTGATAGGAGATGGTCCTAATCATGAAGACTCACCTTTAAAAAATTCATCTCCATTAGATATTGGTAGTTTGGGGAGTGGTGATAGAAGTATGTCAGGCAGTGATACTTTGACAGAAAATGATGAACCAGCTAAAGGTAATTTAGATAATGGAGAGGCTTTGGCTACATTGGTCTCGAGGAAGACATCACATGACATCAAAAGTATCAAGGGAACTCAAAACTCAACTTTAAAGCTTCCTTTGTCCACACAGGCCAG TGAATCCACAGTTGGTAAAGTTACGCCTAGAAAGGAAAGCGGAGCTGCAGAACTCTGCTCAAAGATTTCTAAGAGATTGGATGACACTGGACCTCGGTTGTATCAGCCACCATTAATAGGAGCTAAATCTCTCTTGTCTGGAAACAACAAAATTGGTTCCATGTATCTAAACCCTGTAATTGAGAAAGG GGTGAGTGTTAATACTAGTGATGCACAACATGGAAGCAAATTGCTCACTACACCGGTGTTATTTGATAAAGAAACAAAAGTCAGACCTGTAATAGCTGGAAG GGAGGACTCTGATTCTGAAGGTGTACCAAACGGGACCAAATTAGTTGGATCTCCACAGCTGTGTGACAAAGAAGTAACAGAAAGGGAGCCTGTAGTAGGAAGTGAGCAGAGAAAAAATCTTAAAGATCTCAG GGTTCAAGTGAGTCCTTCCAGCTCAACTGAGAAGACAAGCAAACCCAGTAGTCAGAGTGTAAAACCTAATATCATGCTCCCAAGTGTGCAACCACTAAGGAACTCAAAGATCATTACTTCTGAAGGGAATAAACGTTGTCCTGACAAACCTGCGCAGAAGAAAACCAACATGTCAAGCTGGATATTTTCCAA GAATATTGGTGGCAATAAACTTTCTTTGAATGCTGCACCTCAAAAAGAAGTTAAATCCCAGGGGAGTTCAGAGAAAAATAAGGAGCTGCAAGGCAATGTGGAAACGGAAACTAGGAAGATTGTTGATGGCAGTGAGAAAATGCCACAAAACCTTCCCCTGAAGCGAAAAACTTTTGAG GGATTAAATCCAGGTTTAGCATCCTTGAAGCCTCTAAAACGCCTCTCTCTGTCACCAAGAGAAACCAG AAATTTCACAGAACCTTCAAAAGGAACTGTTGAACAG GTTTGCACTCATGAAAACCATTTGGAGATCAAGACTAAGAGCCCAAGCTCTAGACTTGGTAGTCCTTGCATGGTGAATCTGATGGAACTTGAACTTCCTTCAATGGAAACTGATGAGAATGTTGAAAAGGCTGAAGCATATACCAAGGAGCTTGAAGAT ATATGCAATATGCTGAAAAAGAAACACGAGGAAGCCAAAGAAATACTTGTAAGAGCTGTTGTGAACAACAATAATCTACTGATGCTTAACCATCCCATCTATGAAGCCAAG ATTCATAAAGTTAAGAAATTTGCTGCGGAACTGGCATCCAAGGAGCTTCAAGCATGTTGA